Genomic window (Melioribacteraceae bacterium):
AGAGATCAGGTTGTGATTAATGAGAAATTATAAATTATAAAGGATAAAGGAGAAATTATATATTAATGTTAATTATTACGTTTTATTGATTTAGAGTTGATTGAGCCTAAAATATTTTTTAGTTCAATGGATTCTTTAAGTAAAAAATCAAGTTCAGTATCCGATTCTTTGACTTCTTCCTCTGATCCTAATTTACTAACTTTAAACTGGATCTTCTATTGGGGGCTGGTCAATCCAATCTTTCGAGCATTCGAGTAACTACCAAATTAGGTTCATACTCATCAATGAGATCTAACTGTTTGTTTATAATCTTATCCAGTGGCAACAGTTTAACGTTGTAATCCCAGAATATTTTACTAAGAGTATTATATTTTTCTTCGAGTGCCATGTATTAGTTTTTCGGAGCTAGGTTATTAATTGTTTAAATGGATTAAGAATCAGCCACGGCAGACAAGAGTAGGCTTATGAATCCACCACACCCACCATAAAATAGGCGGGTAAATAGTATCAGTCAAGAAATGGTTCTTGACTGCCACCGGAATTAACATTGTATCTATTTTTCAAAATCAACAATTATCTTTTTCAAAATCTTATTCAGTTTAGGAATTTCATCTCTGCATACTTGGAAGACAATTTCGGTATTCAAATCAAAATAATGATGTGATATTATATCTCTCATCCCCATGGCTTTTTTCCATTCAAAGTCGGGATAGTTTTTTAAAAACGTTTTTCCGGCAACTTTCTCTAAGTTCTTTATGCTTTCTCCTAGAGCAATCAATTGCATGCAAAGAGAGTCTAATCTTTCAAGACTTCTATCATTCACTAAAAAATCATTAGGTTTTTTGATCGGCTTAATTCTCTTTTGGATAATTTCAGTAGAATTTATTATTTGGTTCATTATCTCAAATAGTAAATTACTTTTATGCATAAATCCCATTTTGCTTTATTTCATTTAAAAGTACTTTATTCATATTCTGTCTAAGAGCCACTATATCAATTTTCCTTTGGAATAATTTTTCCAAATCATTCTTTATTCCAATTAAAGTAAACATTTCAGCCGGTTTCAATTTAACAAAAACGTCAATATCGCTCTGATTTGTGTAGTTGTTTTTCGCAAATGAACCAAACAAACCTATCTGCTTAATTTTTTTATGATATTCAGATTCTTTTTTATAAGAACTTAATTTTTTTATAATTTCTTTTTGATTCATAGTATTATCGCTCTTTAATGCTTAATAAATAAAATGTAATTGCTAACTTTTAGAATGCTACTTCCAGTCATCACGCAACTTTTTCTGCATCTTGAGAGGATCAACTTTCAGATTAATAGTCCCGCAATATTTTTTTAAGTCAATAGTCTTTTTCTTTTTACTACTTTTTTGAGAGAGTAATGAAAGTATTTCTTTTCTATGCATTCCCTTTTTAATAATTGTTACCATTTTGTTTCTCTATTTAATAATCAATATAATAAAAATATTAGGTCAGTTGCTATTTGGAGTAATTGTTTATTAACAGTTATAATGCTGAATAGGTAGAAGATCGAATTTAGAATTTAGAATCATCCTATTGACTGGCGGATATTATAGAATAAAGTTTTTAGCTATCAGCTAATTCATAATTCTAAATTCATAATCGTTAATTCTTAATTCATTATTTATAATTATACTACTCAATCACTCTTCCTCTCAATGTTTAGGCTTTGAGAATATTGCCTGCACTAATTCCTCGTTTTCAAAAGCGATTGGAGTGAGGGGTGAGGAATGAGTACTGAGTATTGAGTATAGAGTATTGAGTTTAGCATTTAGCTCTTAGCATATTCTTACTTCTTACCTCTTACTTCTTACTTCTAAATTCTACGCCTTATAAACATTCTCTCCCGTAAGAGCGTTTCGAGTATCCAGAATCAATTTTGAATTTTGAATTATTAGTTTAGAGTTCTCTTTATAAAAATCGTGGTCGGTACTTAATAGTACAACATCATATCTGCTGAGATTTTCGGCTGTAAGTTCTATACTTATCATATCAAATTTATATTTACGCGACGGTGGTAATTTAGGAACGAATGGATCATTATAATCAACTTCTGCCCCTTTTGCTCTTAGAATCTCAATAAGCTTTAATGTCGGGGATTCTCTCATATCATCAATATTCTTTTTGTAGGCCGCCCCAAGAATCAATACCTTCGAACCGCTCAAAGATTTTTTCAGCTTCTCATTTAAGTAATCTCTCGTTCTCTCAACAACATAGTAGGGTTGAAATGTGTTAATCTCACCTGCCAGTTCAATGAACTTAGTTGAAATATCATACTCACGTGCTTTCCATGTAAGGTAAAACGGATCAATCGGAATACAATGCCCGCCTAATCCTGGACCCGGATAAAATGGATGATAACCAAATGGTTTTGTCTTTGCCGCCTCAATAACTTCCCAAACATCAATCTCCATTCTATCAAAAACCATCTTTAGTTCATTAACGAGGGCAATATTAACCGATCGGTAGATATTCTCAAGCAGTTTTGTTGCTTCTGCAGCTCTGGGAGAAGATACGGGGACAGTTTTAACAATAACCAGATCGTATAATTTGCATGCAACTTCAAGACACGGTGGAGTTACACCGCCCACCACCTTAGGTATAGTGGCTGTTTCAAAATCGGGATTGTTGGGATCTTCACGCTCGGGAGAGAACGCGAGAAAAAAATCATGGCCGACTTTTAAGTTTACATGTAAAGATTCCTCCCGCAACGGCGGGCAAGCACCCCCGCCAGGACGTGGGTTCGGAATGACAAGAGAATCATCCTGTTTATTTTCAAATAATGGGAGTAAGATTTCTTCGGTGGTGCCCGGATAGGTTGAACTTTCAAGCACTACCAACTGCCCTTTTCTTAAATATTGCGCTACTGTTATAGCTGAGTTCTCAACATAACTAATATCCGGTTCCCGGTGCTCATCGAGCGGAGTAGGAACGCAAATTAAAATAGCATCGCAAGAGGCTAGAAGTGAGAAGTCAGAGGTAGCCTCAAATAATTTTGAATCTACCGCCTTTTTAATTCTTTCAGAGGGAATGTGCTTTATATATGAAGCACCATTATTTAGTATTGGTATTTTCTTCTCATCGATATCAAAACCTATAACCTTAATTCCCTTTTCAACGAATGTCAGTCCTAATGGGAGTCCAACGTAACCAAGACCGATGATGCCAATAATTACTGATTTGTCTTCAATTTTTTTAACTAAAGTTTCTTTCATTAGAGGCCTATGTATTAATTAGAGATAATTTTGATAATAAGGATGAG
Coding sequences:
- a CDS encoding DUF86 domain-containing protein translates to MHKSNLLFEIMNQIINSTEIIQKRIKPIKKPNDFLVNDRSLERLDSLCMQLIALGESIKNLEKVAGKTFLKNYPDFEWKKAMGMRDIISHHYFDLNTEIVFQVCRDEIPKLNKILKKIIVDFEK
- a CDS encoding nucleotidyltransferase domain-containing protein, which gives rise to MNQKEIIKKLSSYKKESEYHKKIKQIGLFGSFAKNNYTNQSDIDVFVKLKPAEMFTLIGIKNDLEKLFQRKIDIVALRQNMNKVLLNEIKQNGIYA
- a CDS encoding nucleotide sugar dehydrogenase, whose protein sequence is MKETLVKKIEDKSVIIGIIGLGYVGLPLGLTFVEKGIKVIGFDIDEKKIPILNNGASYIKHIPSERIKKAVDSKLFEATSDFSLLASCDAILICVPTPLDEHREPDISYVENSAITVAQYLRKGQLVVLESSTYPGTTEEILLPLFENKQDDSLVIPNPRPGGGACPPLREESLHVNLKVGHDFFLAFSPEREDPNNPDFETATIPKVVGGVTPPCLEVACKLYDLVIVKTVPVSSPRAAEATKLLENIYRSVNIALVNELKMVFDRMEIDVWEVIEAAKTKPFGYHPFYPGPGLGGHCIPIDPFYLTWKAREYDISTKFIELAGEINTFQPYYVVERTRDYLNEKLKKSLSGSKVLILGAAYKKNIDDMRESPTLKLIEILRAKGAEVDYNDPFVPKLPPSRKYKFDMISIELTAENLSRYDVVLLSTDHDFYKENSKLIIQNSKLILDTRNALTGENVYKA